From the Kitasatospora atroaurantiaca genome, the window AAGACCGCGTTCGACCGCCGCCGCAAGACCATCGTGCGGATGCTCAACGAGATCGAGGGCGTGCTCTGCCCCGAGCCCGAGGGCGCGTTCTACGCCTACCCCTCCGTGAAGGGCCTGCTGGGCAAGGAGATCCGCGGCAAGCGGCCGCAGACCTCCGCCGAGCTCGCCACCCTGATCCTGGACGAGGCCGAGGTCGCGGTCGTCCCCGGCGAGGCCTTCGGCACCCCGGGCTACCTGCGGCTCTCGTACGCGCTCGGCGACACCGACCTGGTCGAGGGCGTCGGCCGCCTGCAGAAGCTGCTGGGCGAGGCCCGCGCCTGACGACCACCCGGCTCATCCGGCTCACCCCGTGAGCTTGACCGCCCTCTTCATCCCTTCGGGGGACTTGAAGAGGGCGGTTCCCGTTCGGGCCCCTGATACGGCAGGATCGGTGAATGGATCGCCTGCGTGATGTTCGGGACCTCCCGAAGGCCCACCTGCACCTGCACTTCACCGGCTCGATGCGGCCGGCCACCCTGCTGGAGCTGGCCGCCAAGCACCGCGTCCGGCTGCCCGAGGCGCTGAGCTCGGGCGAGCCGCAGCACCTCCGCGCAACGGACGAGCGCGGCTGGTTCCGCTTCCAGCGGCTGTACGACACCGCGCGCTCGGTGCTCCGCGACGAGGAGGACATCCGGCGGCTGGTCCGGGAGACCGCCGAGGACGAGCGGCGGGACGGCTCGCACTGGCTGGAGATCCAGGTCGACCCGACCTCGTACGCGCCCCGCCTGGGCGGGCTGATCCCGGCGCTGGAGCTCATTCTGGACGCGGTGCGGGAGGCCTCGGAGGCCACCGGGGTCGGGATCCGGGTGCTGGTCGCGGCCAACCGGATGAAGTCACCGATGGACGCCCGGACACTGGCCCGCCTGGCCGTCCGGTACGCCGACCAGGGCGTGGTCGGCTTCGGGCTCTCCAACGACGAACGGCGCGGCCTCGCACGGGACTTCGACCGGGCCTTCGCTATCGCCCGCAAGGGCGGCCTGCTGGCCGCCCCGCACGGCGGGGAGCTGGCCGGGCCCGAGTCCGTCCGGGACTGCCTGGACGACCTGGGGGCCGGCCGGATCGGCCACGGCGTACGGGCGGCGGAGGACCCCCGGCTGATGCAGCGGCTGGCGGACCGTCAGATCACCTGCGAGGTCTGCCCGGCCTCCAACGTCTCGCTCGGCGTCTACGAGCGGGCCGGCGAAGTGCCGCTGCGGACGCTCTTCGACGCGGGCGTGCCGCTCGCCCTGGGCGCGGACGACCCGCTGCTGTTCGGCTCCCGGCTCGCCGCCCAGTACGAGCTCGCCCGCGACGTCCACGGCTTCTCCGACGCCGAACTCGCCGAGCTGGCCCGGCAGTCGGTCCGGGGCTCGCGGGCGCCCGAGGACGTCCAGAAGCTCCTCCTCGCGGACATCGACGCCTGGCTCACCGACAGCTGAGGCGAACCTGACGGGGCGCGGGGAACTGCGCGACCAGGGCACCACGTCCGTGCACGGTTGCGCGCGCAGTTCCCCGCGCCCCTGCTGTGGTTGCCCTAGAGCTGTACGCCGACCGTCACAGGCTCGTTGACCAGCTCGACGCCGAACGCGTCCTTGACGCCGTCCCGGATCTCGCGGGCCAGGGCGAGGAGGTCCGCCGTCGTGGCGCCGCCCCGGTTGGTGAGGGCCAGCGTGTGCTTGGTGGAGAGGGTGGCCGGGCCGCTGCCGTAGCCCTTGCCGAAGCCGGCCTGGTCGATCAGCCAGGCCGCCGAAGTCTTGGTGCACCCGTCCGGCGCGGGATAGGCGGGGGCGGTGCGCCCGTCCAGACGGGCCAGGAAGGCCTCGTACTGCTCGGCCGTGAGGATCGGGTTGGTGAAGAAGGAGCCCGCCGACCAGGTGTCGTGGTCGGCCGGGTCGAGCACCATGCCCTTGCCCGCCCGCAGCCCCAGCACCGTCTCGTACGCCGTCTGCAGGTCGACCCGCTGCTCGGCCTCGACGCCGAGCTTCCGGGCCACCTCGGCGTACTTCACCGGGGAGGACTGCCCGGCGGCGTCCTCCAGCTCGAATCGGACCCGCAGCACCACATAGCGGTCCGGGGCGCCCTTGAAGCGGCTGTGACGGTAGGAGAACGCGCACTCCGCATTGGTCAGGGTGACGGTCTCGCGCGCCTCGCGGTCGTACGCGACGACCTCGGTGATGGTGCTCGCGACCTCCTGGCCGTACGCGCCGACGTTCTGCACGGGCGTGGCCCCGGCCGAGCCGGGAATGCCGGCCAGGAACTCGATCCCGGCCAGGCCCTTGCCGACCGTCCGGGCCACGGCCTCGGCCCAGACCTCGCCCGCGGCGAGCTCCAGGGTGGTGCCGTCCAGCTCGAAGCCGGTGGTGGCGATCCGCAGCACCGTCCCGTCGAAGCCGGCGTCCCCGATCACCAGGTTGGAGCCTCCGCCGATCACCAGCAGCGGCTCGCCGGCCTGGTCCGCCTCGCGGACGGTGGCGACGACCTCGGCGTCCGTGGTCGCGGTGACCAGCCGGCGGGCCGGGCCGCCGAGCCGGAGC encodes:
- a CDS encoding adenosine deaminase; amino-acid sequence: MDRLRDVRDLPKAHLHLHFTGSMRPATLLELAAKHRVRLPEALSSGEPQHLRATDERGWFRFQRLYDTARSVLRDEEDIRRLVRETAEDERRDGSHWLEIQVDPTSYAPRLGGLIPALELILDAVREASEATGVGIRVLVAANRMKSPMDARTLARLAVRYADQGVVGFGLSNDERRGLARDFDRAFAIARKGGLLAAPHGGELAGPESVRDCLDDLGAGRIGHGVRAAEDPRLMQRLADRQITCEVCPASNVSLGVYERAGEVPLRTLFDAGVPLALGADDPLLFGSRLAAQYELARDVHGFSDAELAELARQSVRGSRAPEDVQKLLLADIDAWLTDS
- a CDS encoding UDP-N-acetylmuramate dehydrogenase, translated to MHVEHDAPLAPLTTLRLGGPARRLVTATTDAEVVATVREADQAGEPLLVIGGGSNLVIGDAGFDGTVLRIATTGFELDGTTLELAAGEVWAEAVARTVGKGLAGIEFLAGIPGSAGATPVQNVGAYGQEVASTITEVVAYDREARETVTLTNAECAFSYRHSRFKGAPDRYVVLRVRFELEDAAGQSSPVKYAEVARKLGVEAEQRVDLQTAYETVLGLRAGKGMVLDPADHDTWSAGSFFTNPILTAEQYEAFLARLDGRTAPAYPAPDGCTKTSAAWLIDQAGFGKGYGSGPATLSTKHTLALTNRGGATTADLLALAREIRDGVKDAFGVELVNEPVTVGVQL